The Streptomyces sp. RKAG293 genome includes a region encoding these proteins:
- a CDS encoding Ppx/GppA phosphatase family protein has translation MRLGVLDVGSNTVHLLVMDAHPGARPLPAYSHKADLRLAELLDDRGAISLEGVDRLVATLSQALRVAEDKGAEDVLAFATSAVREAANGEAVLARVAAETGVTLTVLSGEDEARLTFLAVRRWFGWSAGRLLVLDIGGGSLEVGYGMDEDPDAAVSLPLGAGRLTSTWLPGDPPATDDVRALRKHVRAEIARTVAEFSRLGRPDHTVGTSKTFKQLARIAGAARSADGVYTQRSLTRRSLEEWVPRLTTMRRAERAQLPGVSEGRAGQLLAGALVAEAAMDLFGVAELEICPWALREGVILRKLDLMGNERGSMLTVSRRRR, from the coding sequence ATGCGACTCGGAGTGCTCGACGTGGGTTCCAACACCGTTCACCTACTGGTGATGGACGCGCACCCGGGCGCGCGCCCGCTGCCCGCCTACTCCCACAAGGCGGATCTGCGGTTGGCGGAACTGCTCGACGACCGGGGTGCGATCAGCCTGGAGGGCGTCGACCGGCTGGTGGCGACCCTCTCGCAGGCGCTGCGGGTCGCGGAGGACAAGGGCGCCGAGGACGTGCTGGCGTTCGCCACCTCGGCGGTCCGGGAGGCGGCCAACGGCGAGGCGGTGCTCGCCCGGGTCGCCGCCGAGACCGGTGTGACGCTCACGGTGCTGTCCGGCGAGGACGAGGCCCGGCTGACGTTCCTCGCGGTGCGCCGCTGGTTCGGCTGGTCGGCGGGCCGGCTGCTGGTTCTGGACATCGGCGGCGGTTCCCTCGAAGTCGGCTACGGCATGGACGAGGACCCGGACGCGGCGGTCTCGCTGCCGCTCGGCGCGGGCCGGCTGACCAGCACCTGGCTGCCCGGCGACCCGCCCGCCACGGATGACGTGCGCGCGCTGCGCAAGCATGTGCGGGCCGAGATCGCCCGCACGGTCGCGGAGTTCTCCCGGCTCGGCCGCCCCGACCACACGGTGGGCACGTCGAAGACGTTCAAGCAGCTCGCACGGATCGCGGGCGCCGCCCGCAGCGCCGACGGCGTGTACACCCAGCGGTCGCTGACCCGCAGGTCGCTGGAGGAGTGGGTGCCCCGGCTGACGACCATGCGCCGGGCCGAGCGCGCGCAGCTGCCGGGGGTCTCCGAGGGCCGCGCGGGCCAGCTGCTGGCGGGGGCGCTGGTGGCGGAGGCGGCGATGGACCTCTTCGGGGTCGCGGAGCTGGAGATCTGTCCGTGGGCGCTGCGTGAAGGGGTGATTCTCCGCAAACTCGACCTTATGGGGAATGAGCGCGGATCCATGTTGACCGTGTCACGTCGGCGCAGATGA